The window GTCACTGGCCTCGTCGCCGAGATGGACGAGGAAGACTCAGAGGGCCGTCACGCGGTCGAACTTCCAGCCCGTCGGGTACGCCGAGTAGAGCCTCCCGTAACCCAGGCCCGTAGTGGAGAGCCGTCGCCCCGAACTCCTCGCCGAGGTCCGTGCTGTCCGTCATCCGGATACGGGTCGGGTGGGTGGGGGTCAGGTCAGGGGGACGTGGGTGTAGCGGGTGGCGGTGTGGAGGTCTGATTCGATGCGGGTGGCTGTGGTCGTGAGTTCGGGGAGGAGGTCTGTCACGCACTCGCGGAGGGTGTGGCGGCTTGCGTGCATCGCTGTGTTGAGGGCGGAGACGACTCTGCCGGAGCGGTCGCGGATCGGGACCGCGATGGCGCGGAGGCCCTCTTCCAGTTCCTCGTCCACCAAGGCGTAGCCCTGGGAGCGGATCGAGGTCAGGGAGTCAGTGTCTGTGGTCTTGGTCGTGGCTCTGTCCGACAGGAGGACTCGGCCGAGAGCTGTGACGTGCGCCGGCAGGCGGGTGCCCACCGTGATGTTCACGCTCATGACGCGGCCCGTCGCCACCCTTGCCGTGTACTGGATCTCCTCGCCCGAGTCCGAGAGCACCGCCAGTGACGTCGACTCGTGGATGCGGGACGTCAGGTCGGCCAGGTGGGGGTGGGCGATGTCAGGGAGGGTGGTGCGGGAGAGGGGTGGGAAGCCCAGGGAGAGGATCTGGGGGGTCAGGGCGAAGGTGCGGTCGTCTGTCTGCGTCACCAGGTTCAGGTGTTCGTAGGTGATCAGTGCGCGGCGGGCCGTCGCCCGGGCCAGGCCCGTGGCCTGGGCCACCTCCGTGAGGGTCAGCTCCGGCCTGGCCTCGCCGAAGGCCGTGAGGACGGTGAGGCCCCGCGCCAGGGATTCGATGAAGTCGCGGCCGAGTTGCTGTTTCGACGCGCCCGTCCAGAGCGCCAGGTCCGATGGTGGGGTGCCGGGGGGTGGGGGTGGGGTGCGGTCCAGTTCCCCCTCCATCTGCGTTACCGCCTCCTGCAACCTTGGGAGCAGCGTGGTGCGCAGGCTGTGTGCCGTGTGGCGGCTGGTGTGGCTGACCACGCTGGCCACGCAGGCCGGTGGGCGGTGGGCGGGGGGCGTGTGAGGGGAGCGGACCGGTACCGAGACCGCCACCAGGCCCGGTTCGATCAGCTGGTCGTCCAGGGCCCAGCCGTTCGCGGCCGCCTCCTGCGTGCGGCTCACGAACGTCTCGTCGTCTCGCTCGTCCGCTCCGTACTTGCGCGGGGGTACGGCCGTGAAGGAGAGGTCCCGCGGGTCCGCCGCCCGGCGTTCGCGCCAGCGTTGCCAGTCGGCGGTCGTCCACTCCGTCGCGAACAACGGGCCGGGGGCGGTGCGTTCGGCGGGGAGCAGGTCGCCGATGCGGAAGCTCAGGGACATCGCGCGGCGGCGGGTGGCCTGGTGGATGAAGCGGATGCCGTCGCGGTCGGCGACCGCCAGGGAGACCGACTCGTCCAGTTCGTCGGCCAAGGCGTCCGCCCGAGACGCGAGGAGGGAGGGGAGGCGCAGGGCGGCCAGGTAGGCGTTGCCCAGTTCCATCAGGCGGGGGGAGAGGTGTACGTCCCGGCCGTCCACGCGGACGTAGCCCATGCGGGCGAGCGTGGCCGTGATGCGGTCGACCGTGGAGCGGGCGAGGCGGGTGGCCCGTTCCAGGCCGCTCAGGCTCAGCGTGCCGTCTGCCTCGGTCAGCTCCCGCAGCACCGCGATGCCGCGTATCAATGGCGTGACCGCCTCATCCGGCGTGATCGACTCCGTGGCTGGTGTGGTCGCCCCCGTGGTTGGTGTGGTCGACTCCCCGGCTGGTGTGGTCGACCCCCCGGCCGGTGTGGCCGTGCCGCCGCCTTCTGTCGTCGTCCGGCCGTCCTCTGC of the Streptomyces koelreuteriae genome contains:
- a CDS encoding IclR family transcriptional regulator domain-containing protein, whose protein sequence is MPAKPMNDDPEGSAAPSADENGATVKDGGTTAEGGGATAGDGRTTAERGGATAEDGRTTTEGGGTATPAGGSTTPAGESTTPTTGATTPATESITPDEAVTPLIRGIAVLRELTEADGTLSLSGLERATRLARSTVDRITATLARMGYVRVDGRDVHLSPRLMELGNAYLAALRLPSLLASRADALADELDESVSLAVADRDGIRFIHQATRRRAMSLSFRIGDLLPAERTAPGPLFATEWTTADWQRWRERRAADPRDLSFTAVPPRKYGADERDDETFVSRTQEAAANGWALDDQLIEPGLVAVSVPVRSPHTPPAHRPPACVASVVSHTSRHTAHSLRTTLLPRLQEAVTQMEGELDRTPPPPPGTPPSDLALWTGASKQQLGRDFIESLARGLTVLTAFGEARPELTLTEVAQATGLARATARRALITYEHLNLVTQTDDRTFALTPQILSLGFPPLSRTTLPDIAHPHLADLTSRIHESTSLAVLSDSGEEIQYTARVATGRVMSVNITVGTRLPAHVTALGRVLLSDRATTKTTDTDSLTSIRSQGYALVDEELEEGLRAIAVPIRDRSGRVVSALNTAMHASRHTLRECVTDLLPELTTTATRIESDLHTATRYTHVPLT